One segment of Odontesthes bonariensis isolate fOdoBon6 chromosome 1, fOdoBon6.hap1, whole genome shotgun sequence DNA contains the following:
- the LOC142377555 gene encoding ammonium transporter Rh type C 2 isoform X1 translates to MGNSCERAANFFGPQKNTNVRVSLPAVCFVWQIAMIILFGVFIRYDKESDAHWPETKREENITSDVENDFYFRYPSFQDVHVMIFVGFGFLMTFLKRYSYSGVGFNFLIASFGLQWALLMQGWFHTLDPATGKIYIGIESLINADFCCAGSLIAYGAILGKVSPVQLLVVTLFGVTLFAVEEFIILDLLHCRDAGGSMVIHCFGGYYGLAISWVLYRPNLHQSKRLHGSNYESDLFAMIGTLFLWMFWPSFNSAITDHGDGQHRAAINTYIALASSVLTAVAISSMSQKRGKLDMVHIQNASLAGAVAMGTAAEFMIQPYGALIVGFCMGIISTFGYLFVTPFLERVFKIQDTCGVHNLHAVPGMLGGFIGAIVAAAASEEVYSKEGLVNTFDLEGKLADRSLGTQGGFQAAGTCVSIAFGLVGGAIVGFILKFPIWGDPADDNCFDDEAYWELPEDEETIPPVLEYNNHMIHKQQDISESNFSVDQS, encoded by the exons ATGGGGAACAGCTGTGAGCGCGCTGCCAACTTTTTTGGCCCACAGAAGAACACCAATGTGCGTGTCAGTCTGCCGGCCGTCTGCTTCGTCTGGCAGATTGCTATGATTATTCTGTTTGGGGTTTTCATCCGGTATGATAAGGAGTCAGATGCACACTGGCCGGAGACCAAAAGGGAGGAGAACATCACCAGTGACGTTGAGAATGACTTCTACTTCAGATATCCCA GTTTCCAGGACGTCCATGTCATGATCTTTGTTGGTTTTGGTTTCCTCATGACATTCCTGAAGCGCTACAGTTATAGTGGTGTGGGCTTCAACTTCCTGATCGCTTCCTTTGGTCTGCAGTGGGCTCTTCTGATGCAAGGCTGGTTCCACACCCTTGACCCCGCAACAGGAAAAATCTACATCGGAATTGAGAG TCTGATCAACGCAGACTTCTGCTGTGCCGGCTCTCTGATTGCATATGGTGCAATCCTGGGTAAAGTGAGCCCTGTCCAGCTGCTGGTTGTCACCTTATTTGGTGTCACACTGTTTGCTGTGGAGGAATTCATCATCCTCGACCTCCTTCAT TGCAGAGACGCTGGTGGCTCCATGGTCATTCACTGCTTCGGAGGGTACTATGGTTTGGCTATCTCCTGGGTGCTCTACCGACCAAACCTCCACCAAAGTAAACGCCTCCATGGGTCCAACTACGAATCTGATTTGTTTGCAATGATTG GCACACTGTTCCTGTGGATGTTCTGGCCCAGTTTCAACTCCGCCATCACAGACCATGGCGACGGACAGCACAGAGCAGCCATTAACACCTATATTGCCCTTGCCTCCTCCGTTCTTACTGCAGTGGCCATCTCCAGCATGTCTCAGAAGAGAGGAAAACTGGACATG GTTCATATCCAGAATGCCTCTCTGGCAGGTGCCGTTGCCATGGGAACAGCTGCAGAGTTCATGATCCAACCTTACGGCGCCCTAATTGTTGGTTTCTGCATGGGCATCATCTCCACCTTTGGCTACCTGTTTGTCACG CCCTTTTTAGAGAGGGTTTTCAAGATTCAGGATACATGTGGTGTCCACAACCTGCATGCAGTGCCAGGCATGCTCGGTGGCTTCATAGGTGCAATCGTCGCTGCTGCAGCCTCTGAAGAAGTGTACAGCAAAGaggg GCTGGTAAACACATTCGACTTGGAGGGCAAGTTAGCAGACAGATCTTTGGGAACACAGGGAGGCTTCCAGGCCGCTGGCACATGTGTATCGATTGCATTTGGACTTGTTGGAGGAGCCATTGTAG GTTTCATCCTGAAGTTCCCTATCTGGGGCGATCCTGCTGATGATAACTGTTTCGATGATGAGGCTTACTGGGAG CTTCCCGAGGACGAGGAGACCATTCCTCCTGTTTTGGAGTACAACAACCACATGATACACAAGCAGCAAGACAT ATCCGAGTCAAACTTCTCCGTGGATCAAAGTTAG
- the LOC142377555 gene encoding ammonium transporter Rh type C 2 isoform X2 — protein MGNSCERAANFFGPQKNTNVRVSLPAVCFVWQIAMIILFGVFIRYDKESDAHWPETKREENITSDVENDFYFRYPSFQDVHVMIFVGFGFLMTFLKRYSYSGVGFNFLIASFGLQWALLMQGWFHTLDPATGKIYIGIESLINADFCCAGSLIAYGAILGKVSPVQLLVVTLFGVTLFAVEEFIILDLLHCRDAGGSMVIHCFGGYYGLAISWVLYRPNLHQSKRLHGSNYESDLFAMIGTLFLWMFWPSFNSAITDHGDGQHRAAINTYIALASSVLTAVAISSMSQKRGKLDMVHIQNASLAGAVAMGTAAEFMIQPYGALIVGFCMGIISTFGYLFVTPFLERVFKIQDTCGVHNLHAVPGMLGGFIGAIVAAAASEEVYSKEGLVNTFDLEGKLADRSLGTQGGFQAAGTCVSIAFGLVGGAIVGFILKFPIWGDPADDNCFDDEAYWELPEDEETIPPVLEYNNHMIHKQQDISESNFSVDQS, from the exons ATGGGGAACAGCTGTGAGCGCGCTGCCAACTTTTTTGGCCCACAGAAGAACACCAATGTGCGTGTCAGTCTGCCGGCCGTCTGCTTCGTCTGGCAGATTGCTATGATTATTCTGTTTGGGGTTTTCATCCGGTATGATAAGGAGTCAGATGCACACTGGCCGGAGACCAAAAGGGAGGAGAACATCACCAGTGACGTTGAGAATGACTTCTACTTCAGATATCCCA GTTTCCAGGACGTCCATGTCATGATCTTTGTTGGTTTTGGTTTCCTCATGACATTCCTGAAGCGCTACAGTTATAGTGGTGTGGGCTTCAACTTCCTGATCGCTTCCTTTGGTCTGCAGTGGGCTCTTCTGATGCAAGGCTGGTTCCACACCCTTGACCCCGCAACAGGAAAAATCTACATCGGAATTGAGAG TCTGATCAACGCAGACTTCTGCTGTGCCGGCTCTCTGATTGCATATGGTGCAATCCTGGGTAAAGTGAGCCCTGTCCAGCTGCTGGTTGTCACCTTATTTGGTGTCACACTGTTTGCTGTGGAGGAATTCATCATCCTCGACCTCCTTCAT TGCAGAGACGCTGGTGGCTCCATGGTCATTCACTGCTTCGGAGGGTACTATGGTTTGGCTATCTCCTGGGTGCTCTACCGACCAAACCTCCACCAAAGTAAACGCCTCCATGGGTCCAACTACGAATCTGATTTGTTTGCAATGATTG GCACACTGTTCCTGTGGATGTTCTGGCCCAGTTTCAACTCCGCCATCACAGACCATGGCGACGGACAGCACAGAGCAGCCATTAACACCTATATTGCCCTTGCCTCCTCCGTTCTTACTGCAGTGGCCATCTCCAGCATGTCTCAGAAGAGAGGAAAACTGGACATG GTTCATATCCAGAATGCCTCTCTGGCAGGTGCCGTTGCCATGGGAACAGCTGCAGAGTTCATGATCCAACCTTACGGCGCCCTAATTGTTGGTTTCTGCATGGGCATCATCTCCACCTTTGGCTACCTGTTTGTCACG CCCTTTTTAGAGAGGGTTTTCAAGATTCAGGATACATGTGGTGTCCACAACCTGCATGCAGTGCCAGGCATGCTCGGTGGCTTCATAGGTGCAATCGTCGCTGCTGCAGCCTCTGAAGAAGTGTACAGCAAAGaggg GCTGGTAAACACATTCGACTTGGAGGGCAAGTTAGCAGACAGATCTTTGGGAACACAGGGAGGCTTCCAGGCCGCTGGCACATGTGTATCGATTGCATTTGGACTTGTTGGAGGAGCCATTGTAG GTTTCATCCTGAAGTTCCCTATCTGGGGCGATCCTGCTGATGATAACTGTTTCGATGATGAGGCTTACTGGGAG CTTCCCGAGGACGAGGAGACCATTCCTCCTGTTTTGGAGTACAACAACCACATGATACACAAGCAGCAAGACAT